In Heliangelus exortis chromosome 3, bHelExo1.hap1, whole genome shotgun sequence, the genomic stretch TGGCACAGAAAGACACTGAACTGGAGCACAGAAATGGAACAAATGGCTGTAAGTGCACAGAATTTCTTAAGCCAGCTTGTTAAGGCAGGTAAACTAGTAACTGATGTTTGCTGCAAGAAGAGATAATGAACACCAGTTCCATGATGTTTACATAGTCACAATGTGCAATGgcacaaataataatttaaaaaaacccagtactGCTTACAGGCACTTTATTAAATTATCCATTGCAATTCAACtccaattaaaaagaaatgttttaaaagacatGTTTACTACAGATAGTGCAGCTTCTTTACTACTGTGTTAGCTTCAGGAGAAAGAAGAACAGAGACAGACAGATTGTCTTTCTGCCTCTCACCTGTATCTCTCATTTAGGGGGTTAATCCCCTCCTTGCTCCCAGTAACCTCAACAGGCTCAGTGCTCTCCCATGAGACCAAGGGGATGCCTGCTCacctgcagaaggcagcagatgcAGTCATAAGTTCCTAATTCTGTTCTGAATTGGGCTGTGAAAGATGGACCACTAGAACTGTACTGATGGCTCTCAGATCAAGCGGTGCATGACACCTCACCTTACTGTCTGTGTAACTAGGAGGAAAGCTGTTAAAGCCAAGTGAAACTGGTCTCCACAGCAACAGCCTCAAAAGCCATAATTTATCAGCTTTTCCCATTACTATCTCAAACATATAATACCCTActctaaaatgtatttttccaaCTAAAAATTCCAAATACAGCACAACCGTACACACTTTTCAGTTTGGCTGTAGTCAGAAAATTAAACTAGATTTTTCCTAAAGATCTTTTCCTCACATAACTGTGGAAAACTCATGACAGGAGACAATGAAGTTGTTTCTGAGTGCACAGTCCTTCTGCTTTGACAGTATCAGCCATGTACAACAGCACTATTAATGTTAAATTCAATTACTATTTAATAAAATACCAGTCCTAATATTTTATCACTTTATAATCATATTGTAGCCAAGACTGACACTTTCTTGTTCCAAAGCTGTGAACTCTATTATTACCACAGAAGCTGGAAACACCTCACCAAACTGCTTATTTGTTCAATACTGTGaataattactttaaatataGTGAGAAGTGAGGGGTACAGcagcctttaatttttttttttttttcctcttcagaaatgCATCAGAGTGCTTTATTAGTGTAAAGTAAGTTTTCTGTTTGGTCAATGCAAAGAAACACTGTCATTAAAAAACATGAAGCAGAGATTTGTTTCCTAAAATCATTCAGCATATGTACAATAGATACCAGACATCATCttaggcaaagaaaaaaaaatttaaatgatcATTATTTCCTATTTTGAGTACTTAAGAGTACAGAGAACTGACATAAAATTCAAGTGATAGTTTTTCATCCAACATCAAATCTCATCTAAATTAAACAATTAACAATTCtggaataaatatttgaaaaagatttCCCTGCATTCTGGGGAAACAAGATGtacagagagggaaagagaacgcaattctttttttttttttcttttttttttaaaaaaaaaaaacgtgcATGTATTTGCCCTGGCAATCTTCACTCAATTCTCTTATGACACTTTTCAAACACTgcagctgcaaaataaatttagtttttcatctttatttatCTACTTACTAAACATAAACCAGGTCACGATTTTGAactcctctgcctgcctgttCATCGtcgtcatcatcatcatctgaCTGCTGTTCTGAGTTCTGGGAACTACTGTAATCATATTCAATGGGCTTGGGATTGTTGTATGGGTAGCCATTGTCATCAAAAAACCTACGGAAGGTGAACTCATAAAAAGCATGTTCAggatgttttccatttttgtaCCACCCATTGAGTGTATCATTTCTATTTCCTTCCTTATCATCATCACTCCACAATTTATCTGGATCAACTGGATCAAAGTTTGACGTGTCTGTAGGATGAGCAATTTTAGGAATGTAGAAAGCAGACTGCCGCCGCAGATCACTTGAAAAGtcaattgttttaaaaaatggatgAGCTTTGATTTCATCTGCACCATTTTTGCCTAAACGATCTTCTGGCCCTCGGCAGAGCTTGATAATAAGGTCGGAAGCCTCTGGAGCCAATTTAGCTTGAGGTGGAATATGAAGTGCAGTCTGCCAGTTGATAACCTTGAAAGCAAACATAGGTGTTACTCTATTTACAGtttcaaaaccaggaaaaaatgtaatgaaaattgaaacaacaaaagaaaaaaaccccgaaCAGCCATAAAGCAATCATTCAACATTTGTGTTTTCACACTAGAGAGGGGAAAACATGAATCTgttctttcagaaatacaggaaatattttgtctggAAAACTGGCAAAACATAGGTAAAATTTATTCACATTCCAAATTTAACTATGGTTTGGCTCAGAATATCCCGGCGATAAACAAGAAAGATATAAAAGCCAGCACATGCAACCTgagattttgttaaaaaaaaaataaaaatggcaaggcctatgaatttttatttacttgatGCACTGGAAAGATGAacaaatttaaagtaaaaaaaaaaataaaaataaacatttcatttcagccAGCTAATATCTTGCAAGTTGAATGGAGTTTTGCAAAAATGACAGCTGCCCTGGTGGTTTCTCTCAAACAGGGCTCAGGAAGAACAGACCACTGACTCCAACGTGTCAGAAACTCTGAGCAGTCAGAAGCCCTatctgctgctcctccaccTTTGCATGCTGAGCAACTGCAGATACACATTTCCAAAGGAAATCCTCTGCAGGTGAGTGGGAATAGAAGCCAAGTGGGGAAAAGAACACCCAGATGCTGGGAgaagaaagtagaaaaaataattgagagGGGGCAAGACATGAAAGGGAATGACAAAGATGTGAAATGTGATTTTCAGTTGGTGTGTTTACTGCATGACCAGTTAAAAAGATATTAAGATGATTCCTGAAGTCTCTTTACAAATTAAGTGCACTGCTACAGCAATGTAAAGTTTAAAATCTTGCTAGTTTGTTACATGCTTGGATAGAGCAGCACTCTCAAAACCAGCTCTGATTCCCTTAGGAATTAGAACAGCTATGTAAATTTCAAGCTTGCTTTTTCAGATTTGTTAATACCAAACTTGTAAAGTTACCTTCATCTGTGTTTCCAGCGGTGTTTGTGCCAGGAATGGAGGCTGCCCCACTAACATTTCAAAGAGAATTACTCCAACACTCCACCAGTCACACAGCTGTGTATAACCTGAAATGAAGTCAAAACAAGGTGGTCAAAGCCTCATTATAACTTTAACATTGTATTTCTAAGCATAAAAAAAGGCTAACAAGAGAATTCTATTCAATGCTTGTTTAAGATCTCCATATTAGCAACCTCTTTTTGGGGGTCAAAATATTATATAGTTGGGAAAGCTGGCAGTGCAAGAAAGGTGAAGCAAGATGCCTGAATGTCAGTTACTCTGCAGCAACATGACAGGACAAAAATGCATTACCTGTTCGTAACAATACTTCTGGTGCAATATAATTGGGTGTGCCAACAAGGGAATGGGCCAGGCAGCGCTGGTGTTGCCGCGCAGCCCTGCGCTCAAGCGGCTTCAGCCGATCTCCACACCTGCAATTTGCTGGGTCACCCCATTCATTGCTGAAATCCATACTGTCCTGACGGGCATGATCACCTAGAGTTGAGAGAGAAAGATGCCAAGAACTGAAGTAACTTTACTCAGTTTTAACTAGTGTGAAATTTCCTTCACCTTCACACTTGTTATAAGACAGAATCTGTTCCAATTTCAACATTTTTGAGGGCTAAAAAGGTCATTAAGACTTCGACTTTTTGTTCATGATACAAAATACCAACTTTTAGGGACTGAtattgtttcttattttttaaaactaagttactaaaacatctgtattttatcactctcagaactgaaaaattgctgtgttttttAGTTGATTTTAAGTAATCAATTAGGACTGCTAAAAGTCTACTTAAACCTCTATCAATAAGTTACCCTAAAACAAAGTACATGAAACACACAGAACTTGGGGcaagattttcaaaagcaattaaatttaAACCATCAGTGTTACCTTCAAAACAAGAGTTAGGGATGCTGTTTACTTAATTAAGTTGCTACCATGGTAGTTTTCTCTCCAAATTTCAGAACAACTAATGGGACAAACttataaataaaaccaggctCATTGCTTCTCTCTTCAGGGATCAATTCTCACACTTAGAAACTCTCCCTAACTAGATGTTGCTACTCCTTTATTATTTAATTCCTTGCAAAGAACAATACATCAacaaataagaaatttttttgtatttctcttaCCACTTTGGTAGTACTTTGAATCATGGGTCCATCGAAAACCTGTACAGAGCCCAAAGTCAGTCAATTTAATATGACCATCGCGGTCTATCAAGATATTGTCAGGTTTAATATCCCTGTGGATGAAGCCCATTTTATGAACACTTTCAACTGCACAGGTCAGTTCTGCTGTGTAGAACCGTGCCAGATTTTCTGGGAAGACACCCATTCTAATTAGGAGGCTCATCATATCACCTCCTGGAATGTAGTCCATTACAAAGTACAAATTGTCCTTATCTTGGAATGAATAGTACAGGCGAACCACCCATTCATTATCAGCTTCTGCAAGGATATCCCGCTCAGCTTTAACATGAGCAACTTGATTTCTAAGCAATacatcttttttcctcagagttTTTGTTGCATATAAAGCATTAGTATCCACTTTTCTTGCTAGGCAAACTTCTCCAAACGCACCAACTCCcagggttttaatttttacaaaCATTGACTTGTCCATTTTAGCTCTTCTTAGCCGAATGTAATTTGACTCTTTCTGGCACAACATTTTCCTCATTTGATCTCGGGCTTCTGGTGACAATCCAACCTGTGCAACAAACAAAAGTATATCTGAAGAGTGAACAGTACTCTTAATTCTTTGTTATCTTCTTATAGTTACAAAACTAAGGCAGTGCAAACCAAATTCTTATAATACAACATGGGGAAATAATTCTTTAAGGGTGGGggttcttttaatttaattttaaaaaggattttaaaatttccattatttaatttatttaaacatgGAAACATATAGGAGTGGTACAAAACGTGATCACATTCAACAGCAAAATGCATGACGTGCCATGCGCCAGAAGGTTCTTGAGAAGGGAGGATGCTCTTCAGGAGAGAAAGGGTAATTTACAAAGTgctgaaaaaacccactgtAAATAACACTCATCTGTGTGTATCAACTACCTCCCTGCTTCCTCTGCAGTGCCAGAAGATGCCAAGGTGTGCCCAGAAGCAGCTAAGTCACTGAGGGCTAACAAAGGAGCTGCAGTGGCAAAGGCTTCCCCTCTCTACACTAGGTAGACCAGAAGTCACTGAACTTTCCAACCACGACAGTGGAATTTTAGTTGTAGGAAGGAGTGCACAACTCACTCTCATGCTCCTCTATCTACACAAACCAGATCCACATGGAGCTGTTTCCTATTGTCCACCCACACCAAGCATGTGCCTCTGCCACAAACCAAGACCTGATGTTCTCTCTTACACATAAGCCACCTCTTTCAAACAGGACTTCAGTCACACTCTCTCTACTCTACAAATCAACAAGTTGAGCACAGCAATTTCCCTGAAGTGTCTCACTCCTTCCAATGGTATCACTTCTTGGCTCCCAATTGTGTACATATCCCTCTGTAGAATGAACAGCCCTGGTGTTCTGGCCAACACCACTAACATTCTGACAGCCACAACATTCACAGGCCACGTGCAACTCATCCCCTGCAGCATGGAAACCCTTACCTAGAAGAACCAAACTAAGCATTCTCACTGTTTTCCAACCTGTGTTCTTTCTGGTTAACAGTCTTACGGGCTTCAATTCCTTTAAAGTGCCATTCAATTCCAGTGCCATTTTTCCTAGCAATTTTTGGGCCCTAGACTCAGAATATTccttctttttggttttaatgtgAGCAGaatctttatttaattttatatattctttCCTTAGTGAAACTACCTCCATGCACCTTTATGTtcatgccttttcttttttttctacctgcattttcaaaatcttttgtgttccttttttcaTAGCATCTCAATTATTTTAACTACCTACTTGGCCTGAAATTGCCATTTTACAGCAATGATTTCCAATCAGTCTACAATATatatccttatttttttcctggacatTGATCATAACATTTCCTGGATCATTGATCATAACATTGAACATAGCCAAACTGAATCCCTGCAAACATCACAACTGTTACTCAAGCAGTATTCCAGaagttttatatttattgttGTCACaccttattaatttttatactAAATCTTGCAGCTTCCAAGTCCTTAATGTTTCAATTGTTTAAGATCCTGTCTGAATAGCAGTACTCAGGACGGATGAGTTACCTAATCATGAGGATTAGGTAACCACAAGTCTAGGCCTGTGGTAACTGCATATTAATAGATGACTTTACTTTGACTAACTCATAAGataatttgaaacaaaatataataGATGTGACacaaaaaatgagataaaatatATCATCTCACTTTAGCACCTTAAAAATGGTGTCAGGATACTGTATTGTCacctattaaaagaaaatactgtcGGAACACAGACGATTTTTTACAGGCACCATAACAAAAATCGATCCAAAGGAGATGCAATTAGGAGCatgcaaacaaaaatgcttGTCTACCCCAACAAACTTCACAAGTAAGATTTAAATGGGGAAGGTTTAAGACAAAATTTTTTGTTCACATCAGACAGGCAGTAGTTAGGACTGAGTGGCAATAGTTTCAAGACAGGATGTGGGAAATGGGTTTAACTCCCTACTCCAAATCAAGAAATTGTCTTTGTCAAAAACTCACTGCAGTAACATCTGGGCACTGTCTTCCAGGACACAAACACCTCAAGTTTTCTGTGAATTAACATGCTTCAGACACACTTCAATGCAGAAGGATGTACTTTCAAAGGCTTACAAATGTCAAGAATACATTTCAAGACCTAGCCCCGTTGAAGTTCAGACAATGCTGAGTCACCTTCTCAAGTCCCATCCAAACCATTAAGTCTGCTTCACTATATCCCCACATGCACACAACCTGGACTCCACTGATCAGTCAGAAAACTTACAAAGAATATCATCTAGATTACAACAAAACCCTGTAAGAAGTCAGACCAAATACAGTAATTGATCACTGCAAAACATACAGAGTCTCTGAAAACCTTGTAGCTTTACCTTCTAGTACTACCTCCCTAGCTGTTGCATCTTAAcaattttgttgaaaaaaaatacctcacATACTCCAACTTGTCACCTCTTCCCCCAGCTCATTGCTTTTTCCTATGCCACCCATGAAAACAGATGTTCATCACTAGCTGATCTCTCTCTGCATTGCTGTATTTTCCCTGGACTCTCATCAGCTACAGCAGTTGCCAAAAATTAAGCAACTCTCTCAGCTGCAGAAACTTTTTGCACGTACACCTCCAATTAGCTGTAGTCAATACCAGATGTGAGACCTTCCGGAATTGCTGTGTGACACCACACAATTCACTCTCATTTTGCTTCCTCCTCATACTGCTGTGCCTTAAATCATGACTGCAGTGTCTCTTTGTGGCAAGGACATCTAGCACAATTCTTGGCCAAATTCACACATCTGAATTGAATGTTTCTGAGACAGTTCCACTCTGTTCCCTAGGAAACCTGACATCATATAAATATGTCACTTATGTTAGAAATACAGTATCCTGTGAAGATGTTTCTGTAGGGATGCATTCTGGTatggttttttctttcaaaattcattccaaaccagaggaaagaagagattAAATTCTCATTTAATCCTCTTAAACTTTCTGAAGATAAGTAATGAGCTAGTTTTCCGTCCTCCTTTTCATAAGGACCCAAAGTATACTTCACTATTGTGGGATTCCTCTTCCATATCCTGATGAAAAAGGAGATGCCTGCTGCAGCATAATTTTATACCCTTCAGCATGCAATTAAACATCCCAGCTTTAAATCTagtataaatataataaattgcACTTTGTATAAGTAAAGAGATTTACTAGGGTGTTTTAAATGCACAAGATTATCAAGTTATATCAATGCTTTCATGTAAGTCATATTTATGCTTACTATGAAACACAACGCGGTAAGAAGGGAAGTTTGCAAATCaacattaattttaatcttaCAATTAAGTACTCAAAAATAGTCAAAATAAATTCATGCTTAATTCTGATGCAGGATTGCATGCAAAGCCCTCTAAAAAGGGATCATGCTGTTCTTAATAAATATTGTTGCTCCAAAATCTTACTTGTCTACACAGGGATGGAGGCTACAGAGTTCAGGAAAGCTTCCCACACCTTAACAGTTTAAATCAGCTGTTAGtggaagtgaaaaggaaagagagaagactAAGAATAAAGATCTAGAAAGAGCTCCAGGAAGAAATCTTGCTAACATTAACATATTTGTGACTAAGCAAACACTTGTAAAACACTACCGATTACAGTAAGAATtttcaaagagaagagaaaacatggaTGTAAATAAGCACTTCAGGAAAGTTGCATAactcaaatgcattttttcataGAGTTAAAAGTACATCGTACTTAAGTCAAATTTCCAACtacaatttttcagaaaaatatttaatacatcTTGAATATTCACTTCTGCAAATCTTAAATTTTATTCCTTCTCACTCTCTTCTCTTTTGAAATAACGTATGTATACATCAGCTCTGGTTTTCACCCTTTTGGTTTAGCTTAGAACATGAAAATCCCAGAAGTAGACCACTGGCTTCATGCAGGATCACAGAAGTTAATATTACATGTTTTTGTTGATGTCTGCTATTTATTATCCCATTCAGTTTATCCTTATTTAAACAGGTACCTTTACAGTCTGGATTATAAAATACTTAGGCAAAAGGTACCAtgattctttcattttaaaaatgtaacttttaaaaacGAAATTTGAATCTAATACATGCTATTGCTACCAGAAACAAACTGCAGAACGTAGAGGTTATCAATGTTTGGGTGACTGCATAGATGTACTAACCAGCCTACCACCTGTCTCTGCTTTTCTACTTGTACctgcagtgtttatttttaaaaaaataaatgtattttttaaagaattaaaatattgccTATAACTCACTCAAAAATTAGGATTAAATACAGCCCTTAACAAAAAGCTATGAACCACTTAGTTAAATCTCAGTTCCCACATCAACgactttgcttctgctgctttattaTACCTGAGCCAGATACGCTACATTTAGACATGCAAaaatattacttaaaaaaataataattctaagATAATGAAGTTCATAGAGCACTGACCACATTGCAAacagaaaacctaaaaatagataaatacCATGATATACCACAAAGTTCTCCTTACTGCACTATTTAAACATTCTACAAATAAGacatatttctgaaaatcaaCACAGGAAGAGTTCTCTAGTCATAGatttagaaagaagaaagagtttACCCGCATCATTTCATTCTCTAGTTGTTTTTTCCGATGCAAACGCTGCTGATGTGACTTGAGAATATTCTCCACATGCTGCTCCATGAAGAATTTAAAGGCCTGAGGGGAATAGCTCTGAATGCGTgactctcttctttcttcatctttcttgttttttctaaCAGGGACAGGTGATGTTgtaatttgcttcttttctttatctgtTGAATCAACACATTCATAATTCTTTTCATTCTCATCCTCCTTGGATAAAATAGTTGGTTCCTCTTTGTTGAGCTTGGGTCCTGTCTCATACAGATTGACTGAGGGATTCTGGTGCAACAAGTGTTTTGGGTAAGGTGGTGGTGGACCCTGGTAATTTGGAGCCTCTGCAACAGGAGACATAACTGCCATGTTTGTAGAGGGGCCCTCAGAAAAAGGCATGGTCTGAACATTTTGCACTGGCTGTGGCATCCAGgaagggtgggtgggtgctaAGGCAGTCTGTAGCTCTGGTTTTAAGACACGCATGCTTTTCACTGGCTGCTGAATGGGAGCTGGTGTTATAGCTGTTACTGTTGTAGCTGaaggctgagagctgccagAGTGACTCTGCCTGTTTCCATGATGGTTGTTGAAAGAATTTGACCGCACAGGAACATTGGGTTGCCACGTAGGCAAGTCATGCCCATTGCCAGGTGATGACTGAGGCTGCACGGGGGAAGGCTGTGACCAGGATGCGGGTATTCCAGCCACATTGGTATTATAAAGGTCCATGTTGTGACTGTTTCTATTTGGCACCATCATTGCCTGAGGAAGATTCCCATTGGTGTATGCTGAAGgaggagcagatcctcctgccTGCATCTGTAGTGCAGTGGGACTTTGCCTGTTAGTCGGATTTATGGGGTAGGGAGGTGGCTGGCGACTCACTGAGTTCCCAGTCACCATATTCTGGTGAACTATGAATTCTGGCTGACAATTGCCATTTTGCATTCCAGCTCTTCCTGAAGGAAAACTAAATTTGCTGttggcagagctctgcatgaTTATTGGTTGCCTACCAATGGGGACAGCACTCATGCCTCTCTGGCCCTGCGTGGAAGAACTCATAGGTGGGGGATTCATCGGTGGAGGTGGATAACCATCCTGCCATGCTCCTGGTGGCACCGGAGAAATACGGGAGATGACATATTCCATGTTTCCAGAGTAACGCTTCGTTTGGGAGTTCGGTTCCcaggaaggaggtggaggagtGGTGCCCCTTGGAGGGGGTGTCTGTCCTcgaggaggtggaggaggaggagtgacACTCCTTATCTGTGGTAGAGGCGGGGGATTCACTCTCTGTCCATTGCCAGGATGAGCCTGAGCAAATGCTGCAATTCCAGACCCAGATAAAGGCCTTCCTACAtcaggctgagagctgggactTTCTGAGCGATACACGACACCATCTCCCAGGGAAGGGCCGTGCCTCTGAGGAACCAAGGACTCCTTAGaacccttccagctctgcttgcGGTTAACTGATTGTTGCACGGCCCCTgcttttacaagaaaaaaaaaaaaacgtggCATTTATATTTTGATAAGTTATTTCTATTTACTGCTTTGAATATCTTGGTCTTCTGCATTGATTACTACAGAAATAGGATCGAATTCTCCAGCACAGCATAATCCATAGTCCTTCACATGAAAAATTTCTATCTAGTAATACACAGCATGCTATGGTAATATGCTCAGTACAAagtataagagaaaaaaaacgCAGCAAAATATAGCATCAGGCTTTAGAAATCCCTTTTCTGATGAtacattttgctttatttacagATAcatctttcactgaaaaatggTAATATGCAAAATTATTAGATATATTATGCATTTTTAATCATGCATACAAGCAGCCCTCAGAAAAGTTGTTCTGTACAAACATAAAAGAGCAATAGCATGGAAAACAGCTTTAGTTGCTGTTCCTTTCAGTCTagcactttattttaaatgttcttaAACTAAAATTCAGCTGGAACACAGAATATCAAACAGCCCACTTACACCTTTGTATGCATATAGTTTATCCAAAATGGTTATATTCCTTGCATGTGATTGATAAAGTACTTAGATTTTTTAAGTTATGTAATTGTGGGTGAAAGTATTGTACAAACACAAGAATTGACACTATGTGAAAACAAACTTAGAGTCATATGCTACAAATGTTATTTTGCATCATGtaaacaaaataacaacaacaaaaaaacaaggaacTGACACCAGTGGCAGTCTGATAGTTCTTTTTACAATGTTATTACTTCAATTCTTGTAAACACATACAGTACTGTAGTAGCTGAAAGTCACTGCATCTTCTGCAAAGAATGTATTAATTACTATATCTTTGCAAGTATCAACAAAAAATCATGACTAAGTGGTGGCATTTAGCTAGCAGCTTCCTACAAGCACCAACTAATCCTGCTTTGCAGactacattaaaataatactgTACTTTGCTACCCTCAACTACTAATTTTTCCTCACACCTATATGGtcaattaaaaatgtaactttaCAGAGCTAGCAGCTCAGCACTCA encodes the following:
- the LATS1 gene encoding serine/threonine-protein kinase LATS1 isoform X2, whose protein sequence is MKRSEKPEGYRQMRPKTFPASNYTGSSQQMLQEIRESLRNLPKPSDAAKADHSIGKMLSEDPRQGRNPPKFVTYHKVLQEIRNSLLPFANETTSAVKGTSEVNRQMLQDLQAAGFDEDMVIQALRQTNSRSIEAAIEFISKMSYQDPRREQMVAAAARPVNASMKPSGAVQQSVNRKQSWKGSKESLVPQRHGPSLGDGVVYRSESPSSQPDVGRPLSGSGIAAFAQAHPGNGQRVNPPPLPQIRSVTPPPPPPRGQTPPPRGTTPPPPSWEPNSQTKRYSGNMEYVISRISPVPPGAWQDGYPPPPMNPPPMSSSTQGQRGMSAVPIGRQPIIMQSSANSKFSFPSGRAGMQNGNCQPEFIVHQNMVTGNSVSRQPPPYPINPTNRQSPTALQMQAGGSAPPSAYTNGNLPQAMMVPNRNSHNMDLYNTNVAGIPASWSQPSPVQPQSSPGNGHDLPTWQPNVPVRSNSFNNHHGNRQSHSGSSQPSATTVTAITPAPIQQPVKSMRVLKPELQTALAPTHPSWMPQPVQNVQTMPFSEGPSTNMAVMSPVAEAPNYQGPPPPYPKHLLHQNPSVNLYETGPKLNKEEPTILSKEDENEKNYECVDSTDKEKKQITTSPVPVRKNKKDEERRESRIQSYSPQAFKFFMEQHVENILKSHQQRLHRKKQLENEMMRVGLSPEARDQMRKMLCQKESNYIRLRRAKMDKSMFVKIKTLGVGAFGEVCLARKVDTNALYATKTLRKKDVLLRNQVAHVKAERDILAEADNEWVVRLYYSFQDKDNLYFVMDYIPGGDMMSLLIRMGVFPENLARFYTAELTCAVESVHKMGFIHRDIKPDNILIDRDGHIKLTDFGLCTGFRWTHDSKYYQSGDHARQDSMDFSNEWGDPANCRCGDRLKPLERRAARQHQRCLAHSLVGTPNYIAPEVLLRTGYTQLCDWWSVGVILFEMLVGQPPFLAQTPLETQMKVINWQTALHIPPQAKLAPEASDLIIKLCRGPEDRLGKNGADEIKAHPFFKTIDFSSDLRRQSAFYIPKIAHPTDTSNFDPVDPDKLWSDDDKEGNRNDTLNGWYKNGKHPEHAFYEFTFRRFFDDNGYPYNNPKPIEYDYSSSQNSEQQSDDDDDDDEQAGRGVQNRDLVYV
- the LATS1 gene encoding serine/threonine-protein kinase LATS1 isoform X1; this encodes MKRSEKPEGYRQMRPKTFPASNYTGSSQQMLQEIRESLRNLPKPSDAAKADHSIGKMLSEDPRQGRNPPKFVTYHKVLQEIRNSLLPFANETTSAVKGTSEVNRQMLQDLQAAGFDEDMVIQALRQTNSRSIEAAIEFISKMSYQDPRREQMVAAAARPVNASMKPSAGAVQQSVNRKQSWKGSKESLVPQRHGPSLGDGVVYRSESPSSQPDVGRPLSGSGIAAFAQAHPGNGQRVNPPPLPQIRSVTPPPPPPRGQTPPPRGTTPPPPSWEPNSQTKRYSGNMEYVISRISPVPPGAWQDGYPPPPMNPPPMSSSTQGQRGMSAVPIGRQPIIMQSSANSKFSFPSGRAGMQNGNCQPEFIVHQNMVTGNSVSRQPPPYPINPTNRQSPTALQMQAGGSAPPSAYTNGNLPQAMMVPNRNSHNMDLYNTNVAGIPASWSQPSPVQPQSSPGNGHDLPTWQPNVPVRSNSFNNHHGNRQSHSGSSQPSATTVTAITPAPIQQPVKSMRVLKPELQTALAPTHPSWMPQPVQNVQTMPFSEGPSTNMAVMSPVAEAPNYQGPPPPYPKHLLHQNPSVNLYETGPKLNKEEPTILSKEDENEKNYECVDSTDKEKKQITTSPVPVRKNKKDEERRESRIQSYSPQAFKFFMEQHVENILKSHQQRLHRKKQLENEMMRVGLSPEARDQMRKMLCQKESNYIRLRRAKMDKSMFVKIKTLGVGAFGEVCLARKVDTNALYATKTLRKKDVLLRNQVAHVKAERDILAEADNEWVVRLYYSFQDKDNLYFVMDYIPGGDMMSLLIRMGVFPENLARFYTAELTCAVESVHKMGFIHRDIKPDNILIDRDGHIKLTDFGLCTGFRWTHDSKYYQSGDHARQDSMDFSNEWGDPANCRCGDRLKPLERRAARQHQRCLAHSLVGTPNYIAPEVLLRTGYTQLCDWWSVGVILFEMLVGQPPFLAQTPLETQMKVINWQTALHIPPQAKLAPEASDLIIKLCRGPEDRLGKNGADEIKAHPFFKTIDFSSDLRRQSAFYIPKIAHPTDTSNFDPVDPDKLWSDDDKEGNRNDTLNGWYKNGKHPEHAFYEFTFRRFFDDNGYPYNNPKPIEYDYSSSQNSEQQSDDDDDDDEQAGRGVQNRDLVYV